A genomic segment from Cyanobium sp. NIES-981 encodes:
- the lipA gene encoding lipoyl synthase: MTGPPGPLDPVLKPDWLRVKAPQRERIGAVADLLVDLRLNTVCQEASCPNIGECFAGGTATFLIMGPGCTRACPYCDIDFDRSVRALDPTEPDRLGEAVARLGLLHVVITSVNRDDLPDGGAGQFVACMEAVRQRAPGTTIELLIPDFCGNWDALATVMEAAPDVLNHNIETVPRLYRKARPQGIYARSLELLMRVHEAWPRAYTKSGIMVGLGEEDHEVQAVMDDLRRQHVDIMTIGQYLSPGPRHLPVDRFVTPAQFDAYKDYGERHLGFLQVVSSPLTRSSYHAGEVRRLMQQHPR; the protein is encoded by the coding sequence ATGACCGGGCCGCCAGGCCCCCTCGATCCAGTGCTGAAGCCCGACTGGCTGCGTGTCAAAGCTCCCCAGCGGGAAAGGATCGGCGCAGTCGCCGACCTGCTGGTGGATCTGAGGCTCAACACCGTCTGCCAGGAGGCGAGCTGCCCCAACATCGGCGAATGTTTCGCAGGGGGTACGGCGACATTCCTGATCATGGGGCCGGGCTGCACCCGTGCCTGCCCCTACTGCGACATCGATTTCGACAGGAGCGTGCGGGCTCTCGACCCCACGGAGCCCGATCGGCTGGGAGAGGCCGTGGCCAGGCTGGGGCTCCTGCACGTAGTGATCACATCAGTCAACCGAGACGATCTCCCCGATGGCGGCGCTGGACAGTTCGTCGCCTGCATGGAAGCGGTGCGGCAGCGCGCCCCGGGCACCACGATCGAACTGCTGATTCCTGATTTCTGCGGCAACTGGGACGCCCTGGCCACCGTGATGGAGGCGGCACCGGATGTGCTCAATCACAACATCGAAACCGTACCCCGGCTGTACCGAAAAGCCAGGCCTCAGGGGATCTACGCGCGGTCCCTCGAGCTGCTGATGCGCGTTCACGAAGCATGGCCCCGTGCTTACACCAAATCCGGGATCATGGTGGGACTTGGGGAAGAGGATCACGAAGTTCAGGCCGTGATGGACGACCTGCGACGTCAGCATGTGGACATCATGACCATCGGCCAATATCTCTCACCGGGCCCCAGGCATCTTCCCGTGGATCGCTTTGTCACCCCGGCACAGTTCGACGCCTACAAGGACTACGGCGAGAGACACCTGGGCTTTCTTCAGGTTGTCAGCAGCCCCCTGACTCGCAGCAGTTACCACGCCGGGGAGGTGCGGAGGCTGATGCAGCAGCATCCGCGCTGA
- the cobJ gene encoding precorrin-3B C(17)-methyltransferase — protein MRAADRPAPSSQPQRRRSGIWGLSFSAAGDALLLRLHAAGVASCCVSSTARPDARTALEQHWDEARAFLVVGACGLVSRLIAPLLRGKREDPAVVVIDPRGRFAIPLLGAHAAGGEALAQSVAAILGGEVVSTGSSSGEGRLSLDQFGERWSWRRSSSGDWTGLMQRAARAPAALKLRQNAGCRTWLRLDASQGLPALEGGAADPPGSPSDLVITAERGPGCRWHPPCLWLGIGCERHTSLSLLERLVDRQLERLNLAPEAIAGLASIDRKADEPALLALASQRGWFVRWLPASVLDGIAVPNPSRVVQAEMGTASVAEAAALAAAGPGARLLLPKTIERSGLSGPKESGAATLAIASAAGQWAPQQGCLHLVGSGPGQLDLLTADARRALAESTVWVGYGLYLDLLEPLRRPDQWRWDGQLTQERERCRLALDLANQGLSVALVSSGDSGIYAMAGLALELWLEQPSDARPRFAVHPGISALQLAAARAGAPLMHDFCTISLSDRLTPWPVIERRLHGAGTGDFVVALYNPRSRGRDWQLARAREILLGSRPGSTPVVLARQLGRAEETVQLSTLADLPVEQVDMLTLVLIGNSSSYCKDGKMVTPRGYPGADLS, from the coding sequence ATGAGGGCAGCAGATCGGCCAGCACCATCCTCCCAGCCGCAACGGCGCCGGAGCGGGATCTGGGGGCTGAGCTTCAGTGCGGCCGGTGACGCACTGCTGCTGCGCTTGCATGCGGCGGGCGTGGCCAGCTGCTGCGTCAGCAGCACCGCCCGGCCCGATGCCCGCACCGCCCTCGAGCAGCACTGGGATGAGGCCCGGGCCTTTCTGGTGGTGGGCGCCTGCGGGCTGGTGAGCCGGCTGATCGCTCCCCTGCTGCGGGGGAAGCGGGAGGACCCCGCCGTGGTGGTGATCGATCCCCGCGGCCGCTTCGCCATCCCGCTGCTGGGCGCCCACGCCGCCGGCGGCGAAGCCCTGGCCCAGAGCGTTGCCGCCATCCTCGGGGGAGAGGTGGTGAGCACCGGCAGCAGCAGCGGCGAGGGCCGGCTCAGCCTCGATCAGTTCGGGGAGCGCTGGAGCTGGCGGCGCAGCAGCTCCGGGGACTGGACAGGGCTGATGCAGCGAGCCGCCAGGGCGCCCGCCGCACTGAAGCTGCGGCAGAACGCCGGTTGCCGCACCTGGCTGCGCCTCGACGCCAGCCAGGGACTGCCGGCGCTGGAGGGCGGCGCGGCCGACCCACCCGGCAGCCCGTCCGATCTGGTGATCACGGCCGAGCGCGGCCCTGGATGTCGCTGGCATCCTCCCTGCCTGTGGCTGGGCATCGGCTGCGAGCGCCACACCAGCCTGTCGCTGCTGGAACGGCTGGTGGACCGGCAACTGGAGCGCCTGAACCTGGCACCCGAAGCCATTGCGGGCCTGGCCAGCATCGACCGCAAGGCCGATGAGCCGGCCCTGCTCGCCCTGGCGAGCCAGCGGGGATGGTTCGTGCGCTGGCTGCCAGCCTCGGTGCTGGACGGCATCGCCGTGCCCAACCCCTCCCGGGTGGTGCAGGCAGAGATGGGAACAGCCAGCGTGGCCGAGGCCGCCGCTCTGGCAGCCGCAGGCCCGGGCGCCAGGCTGCTGCTGCCGAAGACCATCGAACGCTCCGGCCTGTCCGGCCCGAAGGAATCGGGTGCCGCCACCCTGGCCATCGCCTCCGCCGCTGGGCAGTGGGCGCCCCAGCAGGGATGCCTGCATCTGGTGGGCAGTGGACCGGGACAGCTCGATCTCCTCACTGCCGATGCCCGCCGGGCCCTGGCGGAGAGCACGGTGTGGGTGGGATACGGCCTGTATCTCGATCTGCTGGAGCCGCTGCGCCGACCCGATCAGTGGCGGTGGGACGGGCAGCTGACCCAGGAACGGGAGCGCTGCCGCCTTGCCCTGGACCTGGCGAACCAGGGATTGAGCGTCGCTTTGGTGTCATCGGGCGACAGTGGCATCTACGCCATGGCGGGCCTGGCCCTCGAGCTGTGGCTTGAGCAACCCTCCGATGCCCGGCCCCGCTTTGCGGTGCATCCGGGCATCTCTGCGCTGCAACTGGCGGCAGCCCGCGCCGGAGCTCCCCTGATGCACGACTTCTGCACCATCAGCCTCAGCGATCGGCTCACCCCATGGCCGGTGATCGAACGGCGTCTGCACGGGGCCGGAACGGGAGACTTCGTGGTGGCCCTGTACAACCCACGCTCCCGCGGCCGGGACTGGCAGCTGGCCCGGGCCCGGGAGATTCTGCTGGGAAGCCGCCCGGGCTCCACCCCGGTGGTGCTGGCCCGCCAACTGGGGCGGGCTGAGGAAACAGTCCAGCTGTCCACGCTGGCGGATCTGCCGGTGGAGCAGGTGGACATGCTCACCCTGGTGCTGATCGGCAACAGCAGCAGCTATTGCAAAGACGGAAAGATGGTCACACCGAGGGGATACCCCGGCGCGGACCTGAGCTGA
- the gltB gene encoding glutamate synthase large subunit — MPRPTRTVWPHCDSPAPEAVAGERDACGVGFLASLKGETSHWVLQQALRGLDCMEHRGGCGGDADSGDGAGVLCGIPWSYLEAVWPAAADSVSQHRGLGMVFLPADAERREQARRFCDVEAAQLGLRSLGWRPVPVDPSVLGPMARSTAPAIEQWLLAAEVDGDALESLLFRLRRRCGDRAREAWGPGVGDLYFASLSHRTVVYKGMVRSAVLAAFYADLRDTRFAVSFAVYHRRFSTNTLPRWPLAQPMRLLGHNGEINTLLGNINWARASEVNLEAVWGDAAADLRPVVNPAFSDSANLDATLELMVRSGRPITESLLTLVPEAFRDQPELADRPEIQAFYEYSACTQEPWDGPALLVFADGRSVGATLDRNGLRPARYCITSDGFVVMGSETGVVDLVESSIIEKGRLGPGQMLAVDLEHCRLLHNWDVKQEVASRHPYGAWLAEHRRTLAAQPWQSQRLLDDLELLKQQTAFGFTAEDLDLVIEDMAGAAKEPTYCMGDDIPLAVLSSKPHLLYDYFKQRFAQVTNPPIDPLREKLVMSLEMHLGRRGSPLRPEPASAAVLHLSSPVLNEAELEAVGQQGLPSTTLSTLLSIEAGPAALEGAINRLRSEAEAAVRGGSQILVLSDRGINPTTTYIPPLLAVGAVHHHLLALGLRLQTSLVVDTAQCWSTHHLACLIGFGASAVCPWLTWETTRHWLAHPKTQKLIERGKLPELTPARVQANVRKALEDGLRKILSKIGISLLASYHGAQIFEAIGIGADLIDLAFRGTTSRVAGLSLRDLASETLSFHAKAFPELNRTKLEFMGFVQYRTGGEFHLNSPEMAKALHAAVAAGPGYDHFATYKTLLENRPVTALRDLLELRPAANPLPLDQVESVESICSRFCTGGMSLGALSREAHEVLAVAMNRIGGKSNSGEGGEDPARFHVLDDVDAEGRSATLPTIRGLRNGDSACSAIKQIASGRFGVTPEYLRSGRQLEIKVAQGAKPGEGGQLPGPKVDPYIAWLRNSKAGVALISPPPHHDIYSIEDLAQLIHDLHQVHPAAKVSVKLVAEIGIGTIAAGVAKANADVIQISGHDGGTGASPLSSIKHAGTPWELGLTEVHRSLLTNGLRDRVLLRADGGLKTGWDVIIAALLGAEEFGFGSVAMIAEGCIMARVCHTNNCPVGVASQKEALRQRFTGLPEHVVNFFLFVAEEVRQLLSVLGVARLEDLIGRTELLQPRDVPLTKTRSLDLSCLIDPVADPADRSWLRHDSRAHGNGPILEDTLLADAAVMAAIHGHGAVERHLAIVNTDRSVGARLAGEIAARHGNRGFQGQLDLTFTGAAGQSFGAFLLQGMNVRLIGDANDYVGKGINGGRLTVVPPPGSRDPGSQVILGNTCLYGATGGELYALGRAGERFAVRNSGARAVVEGAGDHCCEYMTGGVVVVLGTTGRNVAAGMTGGVAFLLDEAGGLADRLNPETVALCDLSTPEQEDLLRPLLEAHLQATGSARAAAILADWPSWKARFKVLVPPSEKETVGLLDREAVVA, encoded by the coding sequence ATGCCTCGACCGACCCGCACCGTTTGGCCCCACTGCGACAGCCCCGCTCCTGAGGCCGTGGCGGGTGAACGGGACGCCTGTGGGGTGGGATTCCTCGCCTCCCTGAAGGGCGAGACCAGCCATTGGGTGCTGCAGCAGGCCCTCCGCGGCCTCGACTGCATGGAACACCGCGGCGGCTGTGGAGGAGACGCCGACTCCGGTGACGGCGCCGGAGTGCTCTGCGGCATCCCCTGGAGCTATCTCGAGGCGGTGTGGCCAGCCGCCGCGGACTCCGTGTCGCAGCATCGCGGTCTGGGCATGGTGTTCCTTCCCGCCGATGCCGAACGCCGGGAGCAGGCCCGCCGTTTCTGCGACGTCGAGGCGGCCCAGCTGGGTCTGCGCTCCCTCGGCTGGCGCCCCGTGCCGGTGGATCCCAGCGTGCTCGGGCCCATGGCGCGCTCCACGGCCCCCGCGATCGAGCAGTGGCTGCTGGCGGCCGAGGTGGATGGCGATGCCCTCGAAAGCCTGCTGTTCCGCCTGCGCCGCCGCTGCGGCGACCGTGCCCGCGAGGCCTGGGGGCCGGGCGTCGGCGACCTCTACTTCGCCTCGCTCAGCCACCGCACCGTGGTCTACAAGGGCATGGTGCGCTCGGCGGTGCTGGCGGCGTTCTATGCCGATCTGCGCGACACGCGCTTCGCGGTGAGTTTCGCGGTGTACCACCGCCGCTTCAGCACCAACACCCTGCCCCGCTGGCCCCTCGCCCAGCCGATGCGCCTGCTCGGCCACAACGGCGAGATCAACACCCTGCTGGGCAACATCAACTGGGCCAGGGCCTCGGAAGTGAATCTCGAGGCGGTGTGGGGCGACGCTGCCGCTGACCTTCGCCCGGTGGTGAACCCCGCCTTCAGCGATTCCGCCAACCTCGATGCCACCCTCGAGCTGATGGTGCGCAGCGGCCGCCCCATCACCGAGAGCCTGCTCACCCTGGTGCCCGAGGCCTTCCGGGATCAGCCGGAACTGGCCGACAGGCCCGAGATCCAGGCCTTCTACGAGTACTCCGCCTGCACCCAAGAGCCCTGGGACGGCCCGGCCCTGCTGGTGTTCGCCGACGGCCGCAGCGTGGGGGCCACCCTCGACCGCAACGGCCTCAGGCCGGCGCGCTACTGCATCACCAGCGACGGCTTCGTGGTGATGGGCTCGGAAACCGGGGTGGTGGACCTGGTGGAGAGCAGCATCATCGAGAAGGGCCGGCTCGGCCCCGGGCAGATGCTCGCCGTGGACCTCGAGCACTGCCGCCTGCTGCACAACTGGGACGTGAAGCAGGAGGTGGCGAGCCGCCACCCCTATGGAGCCTGGCTGGCCGAACACCGCCGCACCCTGGCGGCCCAGCCCTGGCAGAGCCAGCGCCTGCTCGACGACCTGGAGCTCCTGAAGCAGCAGACGGCCTTCGGCTTCACTGCCGAAGACCTGGATCTGGTGATCGAGGACATGGCCGGCGCCGCCAAGGAGCCCACCTACTGCATGGGCGATGACATTCCCCTGGCGGTGCTCTCCAGCAAACCCCATCTTCTGTACGACTACTTCAAGCAGCGGTTCGCCCAGGTCACCAACCCGCCGATCGATCCCCTGCGCGAGAAGCTGGTGATGAGCCTGGAGATGCATCTGGGCCGGCGGGGATCACCCCTGCGCCCGGAGCCGGCCTCGGCGGCCGTGCTGCATCTGTCCAGCCCCGTGCTCAATGAGGCCGAGCTGGAGGCGGTGGGGCAGCAAGGGCTCCCCAGCACCACCCTCAGCACCCTGCTGTCGATCGAGGCTGGTCCGGCGGCTCTGGAGGGGGCGATCAACCGGCTCCGCAGCGAGGCGGAGGCGGCCGTGCGCGGCGGCAGCCAGATCCTGGTGCTCTCCGACCGCGGCATCAATCCCACCACCACCTACATTCCGCCCCTGCTGGCGGTGGGTGCGGTGCATCACCACCTGCTGGCCCTGGGCCTGCGCCTGCAGACCTCCCTGGTGGTGGACACCGCCCAGTGCTGGAGCACCCACCACCTGGCCTGCCTGATCGGTTTCGGTGCCAGTGCCGTGTGCCCCTGGCTCACCTGGGAAACCACCCGCCACTGGCTGGCCCATCCCAAGACCCAGAAGCTGATCGAGCGGGGCAAGCTGCCCGAGCTCACCCCAGCCCGGGTGCAGGCCAACGTGCGCAAGGCCCTGGAGGACGGCCTCCGCAAGATCCTCTCCAAGATCGGGATTTCCCTGCTGGCCAGCTACCACGGGGCCCAGATCTTCGAGGCCATCGGCATCGGCGCCGACCTGATCGATCTGGCCTTCCGCGGCACCACCAGCCGGGTGGCGGGGCTGAGCCTGCGGGATCTGGCCAGCGAGACGCTCAGCTTCCATGCCAAGGCCTTCCCGGAACTCAACCGCACCAAGCTCGAGTTCATGGGCTTCGTGCAATACCGCACCGGTGGCGAATTCCACCTGAACAGCCCCGAGATGGCCAAGGCCCTCCATGCCGCCGTCGCGGCGGGGCCGGGGTACGACCACTTCGCCACCTACAAGACCCTGCTGGAGAACAGGCCGGTGACGGCCCTGCGCGATCTCCTGGAGCTGAGGCCCGCGGCCAACCCGCTGCCCCTGGATCAGGTGGAGAGCGTGGAGAGCATCTGCAGCCGCTTCTGCACCGGTGGCATGAGTCTGGGGGCGCTTTCGCGCGAGGCCCATGAGGTGCTGGCGGTGGCGATGAACCGCATCGGTGGCAAGAGCAACAGCGGCGAGGGAGGCGAGGATCCCGCCCGCTTCCACGTGCTGGACGACGTGGACGCCGAGGGCCGCTCCGCCACCCTGCCCACGATCCGCGGCCTGCGCAACGGCGACAGCGCCTGCTCCGCGATCAAGCAGATCGCCTCCGGCCGCTTCGGGGTGACGCCCGAATACCTGCGCAGCGGCCGGCAGCTGGAGATCAAGGTGGCCCAGGGCGCCAAGCCCGGTGAGGGCGGCCAGCTGCCCGGCCCCAAGGTGGATCCCTACATCGCCTGGCTGCGCAACAGCAAGGCCGGGGTGGCCCTGATCTCCCCTCCTCCCCACCACGACATCTATTCGATCGAAGACCTGGCCCAGCTGATCCACGATCTGCACCAGGTGCACCCCGCGGCCAAGGTGAGCGTGAAGCTGGTGGCGGAGATCGGCATCGGCACGATTGCGGCGGGCGTGGCCAAGGCCAATGCCGATGTGATTCAGATCTCCGGCCATGACGGCGGCACCGGTGCCTCGCCGCTCAGCTCGATCAAGCACGCCGGCACCCCCTGGGAGCTGGGGCTCACCGAAGTGCACCGTTCCCTGCTGACCAATGGCCTGCGGGATCGGGTGCTGCTCCGCGCCGATGGTGGCCTCAAGACCGGCTGGGATGTGATCATCGCGGCCCTGCTCGGTGCCGAGGAGTTCGGTTTCGGCTCGGTGGCGATGATCGCGGAGGGCTGCATCATGGCCCGCGTCTGCCACACCAACAACTGCCCGGTGGGGGTCGCCAGCCAGAAGGAGGCCCTGCGCCAGCGTTTCACCGGGCTGCCCGAACATGTGGTGAACTTCTTCCTCTTCGTGGCGGAGGAGGTGCGTCAGCTGTTGAGTGTGCTGGGCGTCGCGCGCCTGGAGGACCTGATCGGTCGCACCGAACTGCTGCAGCCGCGGGATGTGCCCCTCACCAAGACCCGCAGCCTGGATCTCTCCTGCCTGATCGATCCTGTGGCGGATCCCGCCGACCGCTCCTGGCTGCGCCATGACAGCAGGGCCCATGGCAACGGTCCCATTCTGGAAGACACCCTGCTCGCCGATGCCGCTGTGATGGCTGCCATCCACGGTCACGGTGCCGTGGAGCGCCACCTTGCCATCGTGAACACCGATCGCAGTGTGGGAGCCCGCCTGGCCGGCGAGATTGCAGCCCGCCATGGCAACCGGGGCTTTCAGGGCCAGCTCGATCTCACTTTCACGGGTGCGGCGGGTCAGAGCTTCGGGGCCTTCCTGCTGCAGGGCATGAACGTGCGCCTGATCGGCGATGCCAACGACTATGTGGGCAAGGGCATCAACGGTGGACGTCTCACCGTTGTGCCACCCCCCGGCAGCAGGGATCCTGGCAGCCAGGTGATCCTCGGCAACACCTGTCTCTACGGGGCCACGGGTGGTGAGCTGTACGCTCTGGGTCGAGCCGGCGAGCGCTTCGCCGTGCGCAACAGCGGCGCCCGTGCCGTGGTGGAGGGCGCCGGTGACCACTGCTGTGAATACATGACCGGTGGCGTGGTGGTCGTGCTGGGCACTACCGGCCGCAATGTAGCTGCCGGCATGACCGGTGGCGTGGCCTTCCTGCTCGATGAAGCCGGTGGCCTGGCCGATCGCCTCAACCCGGAAACCGTGGCGCTCTGCGACCTCAGCACGCCGGAGCAGGAAGACCTGCTCCGTCCTCTGCTGGAAGCCCATCTGCAGGCCACGGGCAGCGCCAGGGCCGCCGCCATCCTGGCCGACTGGCCGAGCTGGAAGGCCCGCTTCAAGGTGCTGGTGCCGCCGAGCGAGAAGGAGACCGTGGGACTGTTGGACCGGGAAGCGGTGGTGGCCTGA
- the psaA gene encoding photosystem I core protein PsaA, translated as MTISPPERGEKAKAMVDRNPVPATFELFEKPGHFDRSLAKGPKTTTWVWNLHANAHDFDSHTSDLEEVSRKIFSAHFGHLAVIFIWLSGAFFHGARFSNYTGWLADPLHVKPSAQVVWPIFGQEILNGDVGAGFHGIQITSGLFHVWRAWGFTSEFQLLCTAIGALVMAGLMLNAGVFHYHKAAPKLEWFQNVESMLNHHLAGLLGLGSLSWTGHLLHVSLPTTALMDAIDAGQPLALNGKTIASYADIPLPHEFLNQDVLAQLFPGFGAGISAFFTGNWAAYSDFLTFKGGLNPVTGSLWMTDIAHHHLAIAVLFIVAGHMYRTNWGIGHSLKEILEGQKGDPLLFPAPNGHDGLFEFMTTSWHAQLGVNLALLGSLTIIVAHHMYAMPPYPYIGIDYPTQLSLFTHHMWIGGFLIVGAGAHAAIAMVRDYDPAKHIDNVLDRVLKARDALISHLNWVCIWLGFHSFGLYIHNDTMRALGRPQDMFSDSAIALKPVFAQWVQGLHAAAAGSTAPNALAGVSEVFNGAVVAVGGKVAAAPIPLGTADFMVHHIHAFTIHVTVLILLKGVLYSRSSRLVPDKANLGFRFPCDGPGRGGTCQVSAWDHVFLGLFWMYNSLSIVIFHFSWKMQSDVWGTVNADGSVQHITNGNFAQSAITINGWLRDFLWAQAAQVINSYGSSSSAYGLMFLGAHFIWAFSLMFLFSGRGYWQELIESIVWAHNKLKVAPAIQPRALSITQGRAVGVAHYLLGGIATTWSFFLARIIAVG; from the coding sequence ATGACCATCAGCCCACCAGAGCGTGGGGAAAAGGCCAAGGCCATGGTCGACCGGAACCCTGTTCCGGCCACGTTCGAGCTTTTCGAAAAGCCCGGACATTTCGATCGCAGCCTGGCCAAGGGTCCCAAAACCACAACCTGGGTTTGGAACCTCCACGCCAACGCTCACGACTTCGACAGCCACACGAGCGACCTCGAAGAGGTTTCTCGCAAGATCTTTTCGGCTCACTTCGGCCATCTGGCCGTCATCTTCATCTGGTTGAGCGGTGCCTTCTTCCATGGCGCCCGCTTCTCCAACTACACCGGCTGGCTGGCCGACCCTCTGCACGTCAAGCCTTCAGCCCAGGTGGTCTGGCCGATCTTCGGCCAGGAAATCCTCAATGGTGATGTGGGTGCCGGGTTCCACGGCATTCAGATCACCTCCGGTCTCTTCCATGTCTGGAGAGCCTGGGGTTTCACCAGCGAGTTCCAGCTCCTCTGCACCGCCATCGGTGCCCTGGTGATGGCTGGTCTGATGCTGAATGCCGGCGTCTTCCACTATCACAAGGCCGCGCCGAAGCTGGAGTGGTTCCAGAACGTTGAGTCCATGCTCAACCACCACCTGGCTGGCCTGCTGGGCCTGGGCTCCCTGTCCTGGACCGGGCACCTCCTGCACGTGTCCCTGCCCACCACGGCCCTGATGGATGCCATTGATGCCGGCCAGCCCCTGGCCCTCAACGGCAAGACCATCGCCTCCTACGCCGACATCCCACTGCCCCACGAATTCCTGAATCAGGACGTTCTGGCGCAGCTGTTCCCTGGGTTCGGCGCGGGCATCTCCGCTTTCTTCACCGGCAACTGGGCGGCCTACAGCGATTTCCTCACCTTCAAGGGTGGCCTGAATCCTGTCACCGGCAGCCTGTGGATGACCGACATCGCGCATCACCACCTGGCGATCGCGGTGCTGTTCATTGTGGCCGGTCACATGTACCGCACCAACTGGGGCATCGGCCACAGCCTCAAGGAGATCCTGGAAGGTCAGAAGGGTGATCCCCTGCTCTTCCCCGCTCCCAACGGCCACGATGGCCTGTTCGAGTTCATGACCACCAGCTGGCACGCCCAGCTCGGCGTGAACCTGGCCCTGCTTGGCTCGCTGACCATCATCGTGGCGCATCACATGTATGCGATGCCGCCCTATCCCTACATCGGGATTGATTACCCCACCCAGTTGTCACTCTTCACCCACCACATGTGGATCGGTGGCTTCCTGATCGTGGGTGCCGGTGCCCACGCCGCCATCGCGATGGTGCGTGACTATGACCCGGCCAAGCACATCGACAACGTGCTCGATCGGGTGCTCAAGGCCCGCGATGCGCTGATCAGCCACCTGAACTGGGTGTGCATCTGGCTGGGCTTCCACAGCTTCGGCCTTTACATCCACAACGACACCATGCGTGCCCTGGGGCGTCCCCAGGACATGTTCAGTGATTCGGCGATCGCGCTGAAGCCGGTGTTCGCCCAGTGGGTGCAGGGTCTCCACGCCGCAGCCGCCGGCAGCACCGCTCCCAACGCCCTCGCTGGCGTCAGTGAAGTGTTCAACGGCGCCGTGGTGGCTGTGGGTGGCAAGGTTGCTGCCGCTCCGATTCCCCTCGGTACGGCGGACTTCATGGTCCACCACATCCATGCCTTCACGATCCACGTCACCGTGCTGATCCTGCTGAAGGGTGTGCTTTACAGCCGCAGTTCCCGTCTCGTCCCCGACAAGGCGAACCTCGGTTTCCGCTTCCCCTGCGACGGCCCCGGTCGTGGCGGCACCTGCCAGGTGTCGGCCTGGGACCATGTGTTCCTGGGTCTGTTCTGGATGTACAACTCCCTGTCCATCGTGATCTTCCACTTCTCCTGGAAGATGCAGAGCGATGTGTGGGGAACCGTCAATGCCGACGGCAGCGTTCAGCACATCACCAACGGCAACTTTGCCCAGAGCGCCATCACCATCAATGGTTGGCTGCGTGATTTCCTGTGGGCCCAGGCCGCACAGGTGATCAACAGCTATGGCTCGAGCTCCAGTGCCTATGGCCTGATGTTCCTGGGTGCCCACTTCATCTGGGCCTTCAGCCTGATGTTCCTCTTCAGTGGCCGTGGCTACTGGCAGGAGCTGATTGAGTCCATCGTCTGGGCTCACAACAAGCTGAAGGTGGCGCCGGCCATCCAGCCCCGTGCGCTTTCCATTACCCAAGGCCGTGCCGTGGGTGTCGCCCATTACCTGCTGGGCGGTATCGCGACCACCTGGTCTTTCTTCCTGGCCCGCATCATTGCGGTCGGCTGA